A region of uncultured Desulfobacter sp. DNA encodes the following proteins:
- a CDS encoding sigma-70 family RNA polymerase sigma factor: protein MKNWFKKKNTEDNIWTGKTDLEAIDLEAPAANRFKAKPGVRHQVVVDIFNNYHEELEKYLLRRLDSREDAKEIAQEVFVRVLRKSGQEELLYPRAFIFTVAANLLKDRLRTKITHAVDRHEPITEDAYPCSAASPEQEVRFKESLDILARVLEQSRPVTKRAFILNRFKGLTYEQIASELDISRSMVKHHISSVLVDCRKALKGS from the coding sequence ATGAAGAACTGGTTTAAGAAAAAAAATACCGAAGATAATATCTGGACAGGAAAGACAGATTTGGAAGCCATTGATTTAGAAGCACCGGCGGCAAACCGGTTTAAAGCAAAACCCGGTGTCCGCCATCAGGTTGTCGTCGATATCTTTAACAATTACCACGAAGAACTTGAAAAATATCTGTTGCGGCGCCTGGATTCCCGGGAAGATGCCAAGGAGATTGCCCAGGAGGTTTTTGTCAGGGTGCTGCGTAAAAGCGGGCAGGAGGAGCTGCTGTATCCCCGGGCCTTTATCTTCACCGTAGCAGCCAATTTACTCAAAGACCGGTTGCGCACTAAAATTACCCATGCTGTTGACCGCCATGAGCCCATTACGGAAGACGCATACCCCTGTTCCGCCGCATCCCCGGAGCAGGAGGTGCGGTTCAAAGAATCTTTGGATATCCTGGCCCGGGTGCTGGAGCAATCAAGGCCTGTGACCAAAAGAGCCTTTATTCTGAATCGCTTCAAGGGGCTGACATACGAGCAGATCGCATCGGAACTTGACATATCCAGAAGCATGGTCAAACATCATATCAGTTCTGTACTTGTGGATTGCCGCAAGGCGCTAAAAGGAAGCTAA
- a CDS encoding TonB-dependent receptor, translated as MNTAQHNWLTTERHRRFKPGIFLCALLMLFFLYNVVQAGQDPSGEDTSGQQEATTVQDQDQGQGQGDYTLEDVVTTATKTGETKIQETPIAISAFSEETLKNTGVMDMRDLTQWVPNAEFPNFRGEPQAFIRGVGNIVSGFYGGESNVAYYLDGAYLEGGYGANTDFIDVQRIEILRGPQGTLYGRGANGGAINIITQDPTDEVHLSSSLEYASFDKFRLDASLSGPIVKDKLKGRLSISHNQQDGYLENKGTGSDAEDSNYTGVRGKLYFTPSNIVDIRLSADYYETDNKGSGYKLITSDGFFATGLGAKVADGFYDFYSDVDSYDKMKVSGVSANASIKLPKNMLIRSITTVRSYERDLLYDNDGTDLDLITNKSSEEVEQFSEELQLQAQWDSWQWVAGIFLHKQTSEYTELIQSFPASMLGSALDETWGFDGPSSFETKSYAGFANLKYAATKRLNLEAGIRYSKDEKKMATALIADYGSTGTSEINATNEADFESVTPKIGLDYQVCDNALVYASAARGFRPGHFDLNNTLYGFTGDSRIEPEYTWSYEAGIKTDWFDNRLRANLTAFYIDYKDMQVSTIVNGYSISSNAAEASIKGVELELLARPLPAVTLNATASYLNGQYDNFTAIDPYDSTATVDVSGNQLAYAPEWKLCLGAQYVFELSQGFLTFRGDVSWKDKTYFNQYELDATSQDAYALLNALIRFETRKGNWAVDLYAKNLTGEEYYTNEQLGLDSSDVIALVGQPRTFGIKLTYKF; from the coding sequence ATGAACACAGCACAGCACAATTGGTTAACAACCGAAAGGCATCGACGATTTAAACCAGGCATATTCCTCTGCGCACTTTTGATGCTCTTTTTTCTGTACAACGTGGTCCAGGCCGGGCAAGACCCGTCGGGTGAAGATACTTCCGGGCAGCAGGAGGCCACCACCGTCCAGGACCAGGACCAGGGCCAGGGCCAGGGCGACTATACCCTGGAAGATGTGGTGACCACAGCCACCAAAACAGGCGAAACCAAAATTCAGGAAACCCCCATTGCCATCAGCGCGTTTTCAGAGGAGACCCTGAAAAACACAGGTGTCATGGACATGCGGGACCTGACCCAATGGGTGCCCAATGCAGAATTCCCCAACTTCAGGGGCGAACCCCAGGCCTTTATCCGGGGTGTGGGCAATATTGTTTCCGGTTTTTACGGCGGGGAGTCCAATGTGGCCTATTACCTGGACGGGGCCTATCTTGAGGGCGGATATGGGGCCAACACCGATTTCATTGATGTCCAGCGCATTGAAATACTGCGCGGCCCCCAGGGCACCCTGTATGGCAGAGGCGCCAACGGCGGGGCCATTAACATCATCACCCAGGATCCAACAGATGAAGTACACCTCTCCTCCAGCCTTGAGTACGCAAGCTTCGATAAATTCCGTCTGGACGCTTCCTTGTCAGGCCCGATAGTAAAGGACAAACTCAAAGGCCGCCTGTCCATCTCACACAACCAGCAGGACGGCTACCTTGAAAACAAAGGCACGGGTTCCGATGCCGAAGACAGCAATTACACAGGGGTGCGCGGAAAGCTGTACTTCACCCCCAGTAACATAGTGGATATCCGCCTGTCAGCAGATTATTACGAAACAGACAATAAGGGGTCCGGCTATAAATTGATCACCAGCGACGGATTTTTTGCCACAGGACTGGGTGCAAAGGTTGCGGACGGGTTTTACGATTTTTACTCGGATGTAGACAGCTACGACAAAATGAAAGTGAGCGGTGTGTCTGCCAATGCCAGTATCAAGCTTCCCAAAAACATGCTCATCCGCTCCATCACCACGGTACGCAGCTATGAAAGGGATCTTCTCTACGACAATGACGGCACCGATCTTGACCTGATCACCAACAAGAGCTCCGAAGAGGTGGAACAGTTCAGCGAAGAGCTCCAGCTCCAGGCCCAGTGGGACTCCTGGCAGTGGGTGGCCGGTATTTTTCTGCACAAGCAAACGTCTGAATACACAGAATTAATCCAAAGCTTTCCGGCGTCCATGCTTGGGTCTGCGCTGGATGAAACCTGGGGCTTTGACGGACCATCCTCATTTGAAACCAAGTCCTATGCCGGGTTTGCCAACCTGAAATATGCCGCCACAAAGCGGTTGAATCTGGAAGCCGGCATCCGGTACAGCAAAGACGAAAAAAAAATGGCAACAGCATTGATCGCCGATTATGGAAGCACTGGCACCTCTGAAATCAATGCAACGAATGAAGCCGATTTTGAATCCGTCACCCCAAAGATTGGCCTTGATTACCAAGTTTGCGATAACGCCCTGGTGTATGCCAGTGCGGCCAGAGGATTCAGGCCCGGCCATTTTGATCTTAACAATACCTTGTACGGATTTACCGGCGATTCCAGGATAGAGCCCGAGTACACCTGGAGTTATGAAGCAGGCATCAAAACCGATTGGTTTGACAACCGCCTGCGGGCTAATCTCACCGCATTTTATATTGATTACAAGGATATGCAGGTCTCCACCATCGTCAACGGGTATTCCATATCCAGCAACGCGGCAGAAGCCTCAATTAAAGGGGTGGAACTTGAGTTGCTGGCCCGTCCCCTGCCCGCAGTGACTCTCAATGCCACGGCATCTTACCTCAACGGCCAGTATGACAACTTTACGGCCATTGATCCATACGACAGCACGGCCACAGTGGATGTATCCGGTAACCAGCTGGCCTATGCACCGGAATGGAAACTTTGCCTCGGGGCCCAGTATGTATTTGAACTGTCCCAGGGTTTTTTGACCTTCAGGGGGGATGTGTCATGGAAGGACAAAACCTACTTCAACCAGTACGAACTTGACGCGACCAGTCAGGACGCCTATGCCCTGCTCAATGCCCTGATCCGGTTTGAAACCCGGAAGGGAAACTGGGCTGTGGATCTTTATGCCAAAAACCTCACCGGCGAAGAGTATTACACCAATGAGCAGCTCGGGCTTGATTCCAGCGATGTTATCGCTTTGGTGGGCCAGCCCAGAACCTTTGGCATAAAACTGACGTATAAATTCTAA
- a CDS encoding TonB-dependent receptor, protein MPAHHAVTRCVVFIIVFLFLAGNTAFAGSAPVASYISIPAKEVPKSLRELSEITGMGIMFSEQIVGKTMTRPVQGVYTPIRALEIMLEGTGLTFKSTSSRTVAVTKKSDNGNTTPKGLSPNPAQNEPATRSETTPASNTPQPKEYTLPPLVVTSTEAAQARLQNTSGSASVLSGDSLGMSTTTAIQDLGLWVPNAEFSQFRGYPMGFIRGVGAQLPDFYGADSNVAYYLDGIYIENGFGMDMALFDVQRIEVLRGPQGTVSGSSAGGGAVNIVTCSPTDEPEYLVGLEYGSYNKQRLDAVVSGPVVKDKIKSRLAVTHTQQDGWLSNQGPGQDAEDQDFTGVRAKVTLTPSDRMEVRLTGNYYETDTTGPGYKLISDQGSLATDYGAKVPSGFYDFATDAAANDDSSALGFSAVINARLSDTITLNSITGYQKFKRDLTFDHDASQLDFLVNDESIEVSQRSQQIQLYGVQGPWTWMTGLFFNSQKASDYLIQKLDGIYFDMPGQTFVFQGPFDVETQTFAAYANTRYAVTKRLGLEAGLRWNNDTKKASACPEADPGTITLSSFDEEKKLQRFLPKFAVDYRVAPDALWYATVARSSRLGYLQFSNTLYGQDPGLDPQDIWSYESGLKTQWFDHRLMANLAVFYIDYKNLQIDTSTGSAILSGNAPKAEVKGVELEIRARPLPRLSLFAAASYLDSEFTDYGNAVNPLYTSSSSGVSGTISTTGNRLPFTPKFKFCFGTQYIIALSQWGFVALAGNVTWRDKFYFDHYQSEATSQDAYTIVNAQIRYETRDGRWAADLYGKNLTNEKYYTYKFMELDSTNIVASMGAPRMFGVRLTYRF, encoded by the coding sequence ATGCCGGCACACCATGCTGTAACCCGTTGCGTGGTTTTTATTATTGTTTTTTTGTTTCTTGCCGGAAACACAGCTTTTGCCGGTTCAGCCCCCGTTGCGTCGTATATCAGTATCCCGGCCAAAGAAGTCCCGAAAAGCCTTCGTGAACTGTCCGAAATCACCGGCATGGGCATCATGTTTTCCGAACAGATTGTGGGAAAAACAATGACCCGCCCTGTCCAGGGGGTTTACACGCCGATCCGGGCCCTTGAAATCATGCTTGAAGGAACGGGTCTGACATTCAAGTCAACCAGCAGCCGCACTGTGGCGGTCACAAAAAAATCAGATAATGGCAATACTACACCAAAAGGGTTGAGCCCAAACCCTGCACAAAACGAGCCGGCCACCCGATCCGAAACCACGCCTGCGTCAAACACCCCCCAACCCAAGGAGTACACCCTGCCCCCCCTGGTGGTGACATCCACGGAAGCGGCACAGGCCCGGCTGCAAAACACATCCGGGTCGGCCAGCGTGTTGTCCGGCGATTCGTTAGGAATGTCCACCACAACCGCCATCCAGGATTTGGGCCTGTGGGTACCCAATGCCGAATTCTCCCAGTTCAGGGGCTACCCCATGGGATTTATCCGGGGTGTGGGCGCACAGTTGCCGGATTTCTACGGGGCGGATTCCAATGTGGCCTATTACCTGGACGGGATTTACATTGAAAACGGATTCGGGATGGACATGGCCCTGTTTGATGTCCAGCGCATTGAAGTCCTGCGCGGACCCCAGGGAACCGTATCCGGCAGTTCCGCCGGCGGCGGGGCCGTGAACATCGTCACCTGCAGCCCCACAGATGAGCCGGAATACCTTGTGGGTCTGGAGTACGGCAGTTACAATAAACAGCGGCTGGATGCCGTGGTATCGGGCCCGGTGGTCAAAGATAAGATCAAGTCCAGACTGGCTGTGACCCACACCCAGCAGGACGGCTGGCTCAGCAACCAGGGACCGGGCCAGGATGCCGAAGACCAGGACTTTACCGGGGTCCGGGCCAAGGTTACCCTGACCCCGTCGGACCGCATGGAGGTCCGCCTGACAGGGAACTATTATGAAACAGACACCACAGGCCCGGGCTATAAACTGATCTCTGACCAGGGCAGCCTTGCCACGGATTACGGCGCAAAGGTACCGTCCGGATTTTACGATTTTGCCACGGATGCCGCAGCCAATGACGACAGCAGCGCCTTAGGTTTTTCAGCGGTGATCAATGCACGCCTGTCCGATACGATCACCTTGAACTCAATTACAGGTTACCAGAAATTTAAACGGGATTTGACTTTTGACCATGACGCTTCCCAACTTGATTTCCTGGTCAATGATGAATCCATAGAGGTCAGCCAGAGATCCCAGCAAATCCAGCTTTACGGGGTGCAAGGCCCCTGGACCTGGATGACGGGCCTGTTTTTTAACTCCCAGAAGGCCTCGGATTACCTGATCCAGAAACTTGACGGCATCTATTTCGACATGCCGGGGCAGACCTTTGTTTTCCAAGGCCCCTTTGATGTTGAGACCCAAACCTTTGCCGCCTATGCAAATACCCGGTATGCCGTCACAAAACGCCTTGGGCTTGAAGCCGGGTTGCGCTGGAACAACGACACCAAAAAGGCGTCTGCCTGTCCCGAGGCCGACCCCGGCACGATTACGCTGTCATCATTTGATGAAGAAAAAAAGCTGCAACGGTTTTTGCCCAAATTCGCCGTTGATTACAGGGTTGCACCGGATGCGCTTTGGTATGCCACCGTAGCGCGCAGCTCACGGCTGGGATATCTTCAGTTCAGCAATACCCTGTACGGCCAGGACCCGGGCCTTGATCCCCAGGATATCTGGAGCTATGAATCCGGGTTGAAAACCCAGTGGTTCGACCACCGCCTGATGGCCAACCTGGCGGTATTCTACATTGACTATAAAAACCTGCAGATCGATACCAGCACGGGGTCGGCCATATTATCCGGCAATGCTCCAAAAGCCGAAGTCAAAGGTGTTGAACTCGAGATTCGCGCCCGGCCCCTGCCCCGGTTAAGCCTGTTTGCCGCCGCTTCATATCTGGATTCAGAATTCACCGATTATGGCAATGCCGTCAATCCTCTGTACACCTCTTCATCTTCCGGCGTATCCGGGACCATCAGCACCACCGGCAACCGGCTGCCCTTTACACCGAAATTCAAGTTCTGTTTCGGGACCCAGTATATAATTGCCCTGTCCCAATGGGGTTTTGTGGCCCTGGCCGGTAATGTCACATGGCGGGATAAATTCTATTTTGACCATTACCAGTCCGAAGCCACCAGCCAGGACGCCTATACCATTGTGAACGCCCAGATCCGGTACGAAACCCGTGACGGCAGATGGGCCGCCGACCTTTACGGAAAAAACCTGACCAACGAAAAATACTACACCTATAAATTCATGGAGCTGGACAGCACCAACATAGTGGCATCCATGGGCGCCCCACGGATGTTCGGCGTTCGTCTGACATACCGGTTTTAG
- a CDS encoding acetate--CoA ligase family protein: MKKYQLDFEQSTRILSKYNILPWGKQVYCRKEALEAARDIGYPVVIKTISKKIVHKSDRGGVRLNLKSAEEVASALESMEKLMGGFSRENKEGVLVQKMVEKGFELLVGARQDPGFGPITMVGMGGIYVELFSDVAQAIGVLTPKDVKRMLNNTRAGKILEGFRGKVYDRQAIIELTIRVSRLMAENPDICELDLNPVMVFENGYAIVDTRLIRDPDLVVPASKNISGWKRKSVDAIFNAGSVAVVGASRPGTQGGVILKNCMKIKRLYPVHPRLKTIHGLTCYPSLEALPEVPDVCVFAVSSEKTVSIFEHFCKLGGKGAIIFSDGFEEMGRLDLKEKLINLSETYKVAFIGPNCMGVIDNFSGLNTNYIPVQRSVPVSRPNCVGVISQSGGIGLELIEMLGADRQHLGKWVSIGNAAVCGVPEILSHMGDDPQIKLIAIYLEGVADGLKLLQVGKKVAQKKPVVVIKGGTGGGAKAALSHTASLAGSHDAFRACCDQAGFYLIETLTEDPKIMVNILSILTSQPKTCGNRIAVVSVGGGAGILLADQITENRMALSQFAPETRQKLKNLIEKDLKPDQLAVKDKILGNAGSNPIDLLGNCRDERLLEAIKIVDQDPNTDVIIAAVYLQVPLLSEYLPERLVELKQELAKPLIISPRGFSQYVDHCRSFMADRKLHTYTVPMIKPLCIALDIWKKYNMNFYDE, translated from the coding sequence GTGAAAAAATATCAGTTGGATTTTGAACAAAGCACACGAATTTTGTCTAAATACAATATCTTGCCTTGGGGAAAACAGGTTTACTGCCGTAAAGAGGCGTTGGAGGCCGCCCGGGACATCGGCTATCCGGTGGTCATAAAAACGATTTCAAAAAAAATTGTCCATAAATCCGACCGGGGCGGTGTGCGCCTGAATCTGAAGAGTGCCGAGGAAGTGGCATCTGCCCTGGAATCAATGGAAAAGCTAATGGGCGGTTTTTCCAGGGAAAATAAAGAGGGCGTGCTTGTCCAGAAGATGGTGGAAAAAGGGTTTGAACTGCTTGTGGGGGCCAGACAAGATCCGGGGTTTGGCCCCATCACCATGGTGGGGATGGGCGGCATTTATGTGGAGCTGTTTTCGGATGTAGCCCAGGCAATTGGGGTGCTCACACCCAAGGATGTGAAACGCATGCTCAACAATACCCGTGCAGGCAAGATTTTGGAGGGTTTTCGGGGAAAGGTTTACGACAGGCAAGCCATCATTGAACTGACCATCCGGGTATCCAGACTGATGGCGGAAAACCCCGATATCTGCGAGCTGGATTTAAACCCGGTCATGGTGTTTGAAAACGGATATGCCATTGTGGATACCCGGCTGATCAGGGATCCTGATCTTGTGGTGCCGGCTTCCAAAAACATCAGCGGCTGGAAACGCAAAAGCGTGGATGCCATTTTCAATGCCGGATCAGTGGCCGTTGTGGGCGCGTCCAGGCCAGGCACCCAGGGCGGTGTTATTTTAAAAAACTGCATGAAAATCAAAAGGCTTTATCCGGTTCATCCGAGACTTAAAACCATCCACGGGCTGACCTGTTACCCAAGCCTTGAGGCTCTTCCCGAGGTGCCTGACGTCTGTGTTTTTGCAGTAAGTTCGGAAAAGACCGTCTCTATTTTTGAACATTTTTGCAAACTGGGCGGCAAAGGAGCCATTATTTTCAGTGACGGTTTTGAAGAGATGGGCCGTCTGGATCTGAAAGAAAAATTAATAAACTTGAGTGAAACCTATAAGGTGGCATTCATCGGCCCGAACTGCATGGGTGTGATTGATAATTTTTCAGGATTAAACACCAATTATATTCCGGTACAGCGCTCTGTTCCCGTTTCCCGTCCCAATTGCGTCGGCGTGATATCCCAAAGCGGGGGCATCGGCCTTGAGCTGATTGAAATGCTGGGGGCGGACCGCCAGCACCTTGGCAAATGGGTCTCCATTGGAAATGCCGCCGTATGCGGGGTGCCTGAAATACTGTCCCACATGGGGGATGATCCGCAGATAAAACTCATTGCCATCTACCTGGAAGGTGTGGCGGACGGCCTTAAATTGCTGCAGGTAGGCAAAAAGGTGGCCCAGAAGAAACCCGTGGTGGTTATCAAGGGCGGCACGGGGGGCGGAGCCAAGGCGGCCCTGTCCCATACGGCATCCCTTGCCGGCTCCCATGATGCATTCAGGGCCTGTTGTGACCAGGCCGGTTTTTATCTGATTGAAACGCTGACAGAAGACCCTAAAATTATGGTGAATATCCTGTCCATTCTCACCAGCCAGCCCAAAACCTGCGGCAACCGCATTGCCGTGGTCAGTGTCGGGGGCGGAGCGGGGATTCTCCTGGCGGATCAGATTACGGAAAACCGGATGGCGCTTTCGCAGTTTGCGCCTGAAACCAGGCAAAAGTTAAAAAACCTGATTGAAAAAGATCTCAAACCGGATCAACTGGCGGTAAAAGATAAGATATTGGGCAATGCAGGCAGCAACCCCATTGATCTTCTGGGCAACTGCCGGGATGAACGACTGCTTGAAGCCATCAAAATTGTGGACCAGGATCCCAATACGGATGTGATTATAGCAGCCGTCTATCTGCAGGTGCCCCTTTTAAGCGAATACCTGCCCGAGCGCCTGGTGGAGCTCAAACAGGAACTGGCCAAGCCCTTGATTATATCCCCCAGGGGGTTCAGCCAATACGTGGATCATTGCAGATCCTTTATGGCGGACAGAAAACTGCATACCTATACTGTCCCCATGATTAAACCCTTGTGCATTGCGCTGGATATATGGAAAAAATATAATATGAATTTTTATGATGAGTAA
- a CDS encoding FecR domain-containing protein, which yields MTQEKNKPSGNGVNHTTIAAADWVVRLKDDAGPVRGETDFYEWLARDPANQTEFQAIDEIWEQFGELKDHPMVVRELGKQTDQVHKIGFLQRVRQYFCVRPGLLPAGTLAGVLLVAAVLWGIKAPLFTRPVPAVVFSTRIGEQKTIRLEDGSKVFMDTATTISARLGKQLRQVELMSGRAQFSVVHDASRPFLVTAGPADVRVLGTVFDVFKPGRDKVVVSVLKGRVLVAGQTGNRQSKPSAVSENALQVDGPGQKILVPGQQVVVDDTKQLSALQSVDVKTLETWAAGKFDFQMAPLKEIIPEVNRYLKHPIRIEDPDLKEMRVSLFFSRSDAGLFVETLKKTLLVTARTLPDGSILLLEAN from the coding sequence ATGACGCAGGAAAAGAATAAACCGTCCGGAAACGGCGTGAATCATACAACCATTGCGGCTGCTGACTGGGTTGTCCGCCTTAAGGATGATGCCGGGCCGGTCCGGGGTGAAACCGATTTTTATGAATGGCTGGCCCGTGACCCGGCCAATCAAACGGAATTCCAGGCCATAGATGAGATCTGGGAGCAGTTTGGGGAACTTAAAGATCATCCCATGGTGGTCCGGGAATTGGGAAAACAAACCGATCAGGTTCATAAAATCGGTTTTCTTCAGCGTGTCAGGCAGTATTTTTGCGTAAGGCCCGGGCTGCTGCCGGCAGGAACTCTTGCCGGTGTTCTGCTGGTGGCCGCCGTCCTGTGGGGGATAAAGGCGCCGCTGTTTACCCGGCCTGTCCCGGCGGTTGTTTTCAGCACCCGGATTGGGGAGCAGAAAACCATTCGCCTGGAAGACGGTTCCAAGGTATTTATGGATACGGCCACAACCATTTCAGCCCGGTTGGGAAAACAGTTGCGGCAGGTAGAGCTTATGTCCGGCAGGGCACAATTCTCCGTGGTGCATGATGCATCCCGGCCTTTTCTGGTCACTGCGGGTCCTGCCGATGTGCGGGTTTTGGGCACCGTGTTTGATGTGTTTAAACCCGGCCGGGACAAGGTGGTGGTCTCCGTTCTCAAGGGCCGGGTTCTTGTGGCCGGGCAGACCGGCAACCGGCAGTCAAAGCCGTCTGCCGTTTCGGAAAACGCCTTGCAGGTGGACGGCCCCGGCCAGAAAATTCTGGTCCCGGGGCAGCAGGTGGTGGTGGATGACACAAAACAGCTGTCGGCATTGCAGAGCGTTGATGTGAAAACATTGGAAACCTGGGCTGCCGGAAAGTTTGATTTCCAGATGGCCCCCTTAAAAGAGATCATACCGGAGGTCAATCGTTATCTTAAGCATCCCATACGCATAGAAGACCCAGATCTTAAAGAGATGCGCGTCAGCCTGTTTTTCAGCAGGAGTGATGCCGGATTGTTTGTGGAAACGTTGAAAAAGACCCTTCTGGTCACTGCCAGGACTTTGCCGGACGGAAGTATCCTTCTTCTGGAGGCCAATTAA
- a CDS encoding tryptophanase → MKTIIEPFRIKTTEPIKIISRQDRIKALANANENVFLLNAEDCSIDLLTDSGTGAMSTRQWAAMMMGDESYAGSRSWIRFEETVRQITGIRHILPTHQGRAAESILAETLVKKGDIIPNNSHFDTTRANIEYAGGTAVNLLCPEGGDAQDLSPFKGNMDIEKLKSCIAEHGKDKIPFAMITVTNNAGGGQPVSMANIRQVKQVLAQNGIPLVIDACRFAENAYFIHEREEGFQDKSLLEIAREMFSHADAATMSCKKDGLANIGGFLICNDDEWGQNFRNLLIIREGFPTYGGLAGRDLEAIAVGLMEALEIDYQVYRHATVKYVSDRLVEMGVPIVRPAGGHAVFLNAGKILENIPALQYPGIGLVNALYIEGGVRGVELGSVMFGRFDEKGNEQAAPLELVRLAFPRRVYTQSHFDYLLEVINQVWQNRQAIPGYAITYQTRYLRHFTCHFKKLAGNGFY, encoded by the coding sequence ATGAAAACGATCATTGAACCCTTCCGGATTAAAACCACGGAACCCATAAAAATTATTTCAAGGCAGGACCGGATAAAGGCCCTTGCAAACGCCAATGAGAATGTTTTTCTGCTTAATGCCGAAGACTGCAGTATCGATCTTCTTACCGATTCCGGCACCGGCGCCATGTCCACCCGGCAGTGGGCGGCCATGATGATGGGAGATGAATCCTATGCAGGTTCCAGATCCTGGATCAGATTTGAAGAGACCGTCCGGCAGATCACCGGTATACGACACATCCTGCCCACCCACCAGGGCCGGGCCGCCGAGTCCATCCTGGCCGAAACCCTGGTGAAAAAAGGCGATATCATCCCGAATAATTCGCACTTTGACACCACCCGGGCAAACATCGAATATGCCGGGGGAACCGCGGTAAATCTTTTGTGCCCCGAAGGCGGCGATGCCCAGGACCTGTCACCGTTTAAAGGCAACATGGATATCGAAAAACTTAAAAGCTGCATTGCCGAACACGGCAAGGATAAAATTCCCTTTGCCATGATCACGGTGACCAACAATGCCGGCGGTGGCCAGCCCGTATCCATGGCCAATATCAGACAGGTAAAACAGGTGCTGGCGCAAAACGGTATTCCCCTGGTGATTGATGCCTGCAGGTTTGCGGAGAACGCCTATTTTATCCATGAACGGGAAGAAGGCTTCCAGGATAAAAGTTTACTGGAAATTGCCCGGGAGATGTTTTCCCATGCCGATGCCGCCACCATGAGCTGTAAGAAAGACGGACTGGCCAATATCGGTGGCTTTCTGATCTGCAATGACGATGAATGGGGTCAAAATTTTCGTAACCTTTTGATCATCCGGGAGGGGTTTCCCACATACGGCGGCCTTGCCGGAAGAGACCTTGAGGCCATTGCCGTGGGGCTGATGGAGGCCCTGGAAATAGACTACCAGGTCTACCGGCATGCCACGGTAAAATATGTCAGCGACCGCCTGGTGGAGATGGGGGTGCCCATTGTGCGCCCTGCCGGGGGGCATGCCGTGTTTCTGAACGCCGGCAAAATACTGGAGAATATCCCGGCGCTTCAATACCCGGGCATCGGGTTGGTCAACGCCCTATATATCGAAGGCGGTGTCAGGGGCGTGGAGCTTGGCTCGGTCATGTTCGGCCGGTTTGATGAAAAGGGCAATGAGCAGGCAGCGCCTCTGGAGCTGGTCCGGCTGGCTTTCCCGCGGCGGGTCTATACCCAGAGCCACTTTGATTACCTTCTGGAAGTGATTAACCAGGTGTGGCAGAACCGACAGGCCATACCGGGCTATGCCATTACGTATCAGACCCGTTACCTGCGTCATTTCACATGTCATTTTAAAAAACTGGCCGGAAACGGTTTTTATTAA